In the genome of Montipora foliosa isolate CH-2021 chromosome 3, ASM3666993v2, whole genome shotgun sequence, one region contains:
- the LOC137997000 gene encoding frizzled-4-like produces the protein MEAGSTMKATKRLRFFVVFLTGFVAFSQGFRKKGWKCEKITSSLCDEFGYNRTRMPNILGHDSQGEAEQELLQFLPLIRYQCASQLQFFLCSAYFPMCTEKVDVMITSCRPLCEFVRMKCLPVLSEFGIAWPVNLNCSKFLKENNLKAMCMSGPNITDNPTTNVVSLNESTTITATPAGRRHTGSEQCRKFKNSVNYYYVGSTESCAVLCNEEGIFKTSDKNAVDTWMTLWSTLCFLCTSAVLCTFFVDTKRFKYPERSIIWLALCCNLHSISFIVRLAAGREYISCDQESNGPKFLIQDGLRNTGCAIVFLVQYFFSMAATVWWVILALSWFLAAAMKWGHGEIGSYSNLFHVISWTLPGIKTIFILITRKIDGDELTGLCFVGNQDLIALAAFVLGPEFTYLIIGTLFLIAGFVSLFRCRSTVQRNGTKKSETSKLERLIVRLGIFSVFSTVPATAVIACYFYEYANKEYWFYGKRHDKIAEPNLGIFQLKIFMSLFVGTISGLWICSLKTVQAWKKFYYVVTGKRPRRPHVQNNGHNKNTNETTV, from the coding sequence ATGGAAGCCGGATCCACCATGAAGGCGACCAAGCGTTTGAGgttttttgttgtatttttgaCAGGCTTTGTCGCCTTTAGTCAAGGATTCAGGAAAAAGGGGTGGAAGTGTGAGAAAATCACGTCTTCCTTGTGTGACGAGTTCGGGTACAACAGAACTCGGATGCCCAATATACTCGGCCACGACAGCCAAGGTGAAGCCGAACAAGAACTCCTACAATTCTTGCCATTGATTCGTTACCAATGTGCGAGTCAGCTACAGTTTTTCTTGTGTTCGGCGTACTTTCCAATGTGTACGGAGAAGGTGGATGTTATGATCACTTCTTGTCGCCCGTTGTGCGAATTTGTGCGCATGAAGTGCCTTCCCGTGCTTTCAGAATTTGGCATTGCATGGCCCGTTAACCTCAACTGCAGCAAgttcttgaaagaaaacaacttgAAAGCGATGTGTATGTCGGGGCCAAATATCACGGATAACCCTACTACCAATGTGGTATCGCTAAATGAGAGCACAACCATAACGGCAACACCAGCGGGAAGGCGTCATACGGGTTCAGAACAGTGCAGGAAATTCAAGAATAGCgtcaattattattatgtagGAAGCACGGAATCGTGTGCTGTGTTGTGTAATGAAGAAGGCATCTTTAAGACTTCCGATAAAAATGCTGTAGATACGTGGATGACACTATGGTCGACACTGTGTTTTCTCTGCACATCAGCAGTTCTTTGTACTTTTTTCGTGGACACGAAGCGCTTCAAATACCCCGAACGTTCGATCATTTGGCTTGCCCTCTGTTGCAATCTACACTCCATCTCGTTCATCGTTCGGTTGGCAGCTGGTCGCGAATATATCTCGTGCGATCAGGAATCCAATGGCCCAAAATTTCTCATTCAAGATGGTCTTAGAAACACCGGCTGTGCTATTGTGTTCTTAGTGCAGTATTTCTTTAGTATGGCTGCAACAGTTTGGTGGGTCATTTTAGCGCTAAGTTGGTTCCTAGCGGCAGCGATGAAATGGGGTCACGGAGAGATTGGCTCCTATTCGAACTTGTTTCATGTCATTTCTTGGACACTACCTGGCATCAAAACTATTTTTATCCTCATTACTCGTAAAATCGATGGCGATGAACTGACTGGGCTCTGTTTTGTGGGAAACCAGGACTTGATCGCTCTAGCAGCGTTCGTTCTAGGGCCCGAGTTTACATATCTAATCATCGGCACGCTGTTTTTAATCGCTGGATTTGTTTCATTGTTTCGCTGCCGCTCTACAGTTCAGCGAAACGGGACTAAGAAAAGCGAGACAAGTAAACTCGAAAGACTAATTGTTCGTCTTGGTATTTTTTCGGTGTTCTCGACTGTTCCAGCGACGGCCGTTATCGCTTGTTACTTTTATGAATATGCGAACAAAGAGTATTGGTTTTACGGTAAACGGCATGACAAAATCGCCGAACCAAACCTTGGCATATTTCAGTTAAAGATTTTTATGTCGCTGTTTGTTGGCACGATTTCAGGACTATGGATTTGTTCACTTAAAACAGTTCAGGCGTGGAAAAAATTCTATTATGTTGTCACCGGGAAGAGGCCACGTCGACCGCATGTTCAAAATAATGGCCACAATAAAAATACGAACGAAACAACGGTTTAG